One window of Betaproteobacteria bacterium genomic DNA carries:
- the uppS gene encoding di-trans,poly-cis-decaprenylcistransferase, translated as MADLESSTLAIPSPGDVPRHVAIIMDGNGRWAKKRYLPRVAGHRRGVEAVREVVKSCAARGVQFLTLFAFSSENWRRPSEEVTFLMQLFLRALEQEVEKLHGYGIRFRVIGDLSGFDPLIVEHVRRAEALTSANERLVLTVAANYGGRWDILQAANRCRVELPGQEITEELLSSYLSMNYAPEPDLFVRTGGEERISNFLLWQLAYTEFHFTPVLWPDFGEEALDEAIASYRSRERRFGRTSEQLAATLPQPKVG; from the coding sequence ATGGCAGACCTCGAGAGCAGCACGCTCGCGATCCCTTCCCCGGGGGACGTTCCGCGCCACGTCGCCATCATCATGGACGGCAACGGCCGCTGGGCGAAGAAGCGCTACCTGCCGCGCGTGGCCGGGCACCGCCGCGGCGTGGAGGCCGTGCGCGAGGTGGTGAAGTCGTGCGCCGCCCGGGGCGTGCAATTCCTCACCCTCTTCGCCTTCTCGAGCGAGAACTGGCGCCGCCCGAGCGAGGAAGTCACTTTCCTCATGCAGCTTTTCCTGAGGGCACTCGAGCAGGAGGTGGAAAAGCTCCACGGCTACGGCATCCGCTTCCGCGTGATCGGCGACCTGTCCGGCTTCGATCCGCTCATCGTGGAGCACGTACGCCGGGCCGAGGCCCTCACCAGCGCGAACGAGCGCCTCGTCCTCACCGTCGCGGCCAACTATGGCGGGCGCTGGGACATCCTGCAGGCGGCCAACCGCTGCCGCGTCGAGCTCCCCGGCCAGGAGATCACCGAGGAGCTCCTGTCGAGCTACCTGTCGATGAACTATGCGCCCGAACCGGACCTCTTCGTCCGCACCGGCGGGGAGGAGCGCATCTCCAACTTCCTGCTCTGGCAGCTCGCCTACACCGAGTTTCACTTCACGCCGGTTCTCTGGCCCGACTTCGGCGAGGAAGCGCTCGACGAGGCGATTGCCTCGTACCGCTCGCGCGAGAGGCGCTTCGGACGCACGAGCGAGCAGCTGGCCGCAACGCTTCCCCAGCCCAAGGTCGGCTAG
- a CDS encoding UMP kinase, with amino-acid sequence MTTPAYTRILLKLSGEALMGDDAFGINRATVERIVRQVKEVAELGVQVGVVIGGGNIFRGVSQGAAGMDRATADYMGMLATVINALALQDAMNRAGLVARVQSALNIEPVCEPYIRGKAIRYLEEGKIVIFAAGTGNPFFTTDTAAALRGREVEAQIVLKATKVDGVYTADPMKDPTATRYDKITFDEAFVRNLKVMDATALALCRDQRLPINVFSIFKDGALKRVVMGEPEGTLVHS; translated from the coding sequence ATGACCACACCCGCATACACGCGCATCCTCCTCAAGCTCTCGGGCGAAGCCCTCATGGGCGACGACGCCTTCGGCATCAACCGGGCGACGGTCGAGCGGATCGTGAGGCAGGTGAAGGAGGTCGCGGAACTCGGCGTCCAGGTGGGCGTGGTGATCGGCGGCGGCAACATCTTCCGGGGCGTGTCGCAGGGTGCCGCGGGCATGGACCGCGCCACCGCCGACTACATGGGCATGCTCGCGACCGTGATCAATGCGTTGGCACTCCAGGACGCCATGAATCGCGCCGGCCTCGTGGCGCGCGTGCAGTCGGCTCTCAACATCGAGCCCGTCTGCGAGCCCTACATCCGCGGCAAGGCGATCCGCTACCTCGAGGAAGGCAAGATCGTGATCTTCGCGGCCGGCACGGGCAACCCCTTCTTCACGACCGACACCGCCGCGGCGCTGCGCGGCCGCGAGGTCGAGGCGCAGATCGTGCTCAAGGCGACCAAGGTGGACGGCGTGTATACCGCCGACCCCATGAAGGACCCGACCGCGACCCGCTACGACAAAATCACCTTCGACGAGGCGTTCGTGAGGAACCTGAAGGTGATGGATGCGACGGCGCTGGCGCTTTGCCGCGACCAGCGACTGCCCATCAACGTCTTCTCCATCTTCAAGGACGGGGCGCTCAAGCGCGTCGTGATGGGGGAGCCGGAAGGAACCCTGGTCCACAGCTGA
- the frr gene encoding ribosome recycling factor, translating to MAASMADIKKQAADKMVKSIDTLKHNLAKVRTGRAHVGLLDHLRVDYYGTPTPISQVANVTLVDARTIGVQPYEKKLVQAVERAIRDSDLGVNPATSGDMIRVPMPALTEERRRELTKIVKHEGEEAKVAVRNVRRDANTHLKEMLKKHDVPEDEEKRAQDEVQKLTDRAVLDIDKMVAEKEKELMAV from the coding sequence ATGGCTGCAAGCATGGCCGACATCAAGAAGCAGGCCGCCGACAAGATGGTGAAGTCCATCGACACGCTCAAGCACAACCTGGCCAAGGTGCGCACCGGCCGCGCCCACGTCGGCCTCCTCGACCACCTGCGCGTCGACTATTACGGCACGCCCACGCCCATCAGCCAGGTGGCCAACGTGACGCTCGTGGACGCCCGCACGATCGGCGTGCAGCCGTACGAGAAGAAACTGGTCCAGGCCGTCGAGCGCGCCATTCGCGACTCCGATCTCGGCGTGAACCCCGCCACTTCCGGCGACATGATCCGCGTGCCGATGCCCGCCCTCACGGAGGAGCGCCGCCGCGAGCTCACGAAGATCGTGAAGCACGAGGGCGAGGAGGCGAAGGTCGCCGTGCGCAACGTGCGCCGCGACGCCAACACGCACCTGAAGGAAATGCTCAAGAAGCACGACGTGCCCGAGGACGAGGAGAAGCGCGCCCAGGACGAGGTGCAGAAGCTTACCGACAGGGCCGTCCTCGACATCGACAAGATGGTCGCCGAGAAGGAAAAGGAGCTGATGGCGGTCTGA
- a CDS encoding elongation factor Ts, producing the protein MAEITAGMVKELRELTGLGMMECKKALEESGGDAKKAEELLRIKSGAKASKAASRVASEGAVGTYLSADGRLGAMVEVNCETDFVARNPDFAAFAKTLAELVATAGPADVAALSALKAGEQTVEEARQALVQKIGENITVRRFERMQSAARLAQYVHGVKIGVTVEFEGQDSVGKDVAMHVAFAKPRFLSKDQVAPEAIAGERTIIEARAKESGKPPEIVAKMVEGGINKYLAEITLLGQPFVKDDKLTVEKMLAASQSKVLSYRFLVVGEGIEKKQSDFAAEVAAMTKTAA; encoded by the coding sequence ATGGCTGAAATCACCGCGGGCATGGTCAAGGAGCTGCGCGAGCTCACCGGGCTCGGCATGATGGAGTGCAAGAAGGCCCTCGAGGAATCGGGCGGCGACGCGAAGAAGGCCGAGGAACTGCTGCGCATCAAGAGCGGGGCCAAGGCCTCCAAGGCGGCCTCGCGCGTGGCGTCGGAGGGCGCGGTGGGCACCTACCTGTCCGCCGACGGCAGGCTCGGCGCGATGGTGGAAGTGAACTGCGAGACCGACTTCGTCGCGAGGAACCCGGATTTCGCCGCGTTCGCGAAGACGCTGGCCGAGCTGGTCGCCACGGCCGGTCCGGCCGACGTGGCCGCCCTGTCGGCACTGAAGGCCGGAGAACAGACCGTCGAGGAGGCGCGCCAGGCGCTCGTCCAGAAGATCGGCGAGAACATCACGGTCCGCCGCTTCGAGCGCATGCAGTCGGCCGCGCGCCTCGCGCAGTACGTGCACGGCGTGAAGATCGGCGTGACCGTCGAGTTCGAGGGCCAGGACAGCGTGGGCAAGGACGTCGCGATGCACGTCGCCTTCGCCAAGCCCCGGTTCCTGTCGAAGGACCAGGTGGCCCCCGAGGCGATCGCCGGAGAGCGCACCATCATCGAGGCGCGCGCGAAGGAATCGGGCAAGCCGCCCGAGATCGTGGCGAAGATGGTCGAGGGCGGCATCAACAAGTACCTTGCCGAGATCACGCTGCTCGGCCAGCCGTTCGTGAAGGACGACAAGCTGACGGTGGAGAAGATGCTCGCCGCCAGCCAGTCGAAGGTCCTGTCCTACCGCTTCCTCGTGGTGGGCGAAGGCATCGAGAAGAAGCAGTCCGACTTCGCCGCGGAAGTCGCGGCGATGACAAAGACGGCGGCCTGA
- a CDS encoding phosphatidate cytidylyltransferase, producing the protein MLKTRVLTAIALLPLVLGMLFLAGPVTWTAFAAAIALIGCWEWSRLCGFAPGGRRLFLVLSAAIGLALGAACLRGPALVFTNVAQACFVASAYFWIFAVPAWLAFRLRPEPWASGLAGWFVIWPMWAALVVLRQSGPWMLLAVAALVWVADIAAYFAGRRFGRRRLAPAISPGKTWEGVLGALLGVLAYGAALDVYAHARPGPFTPLFEPAWGAFTLLAMLVLAALSVLGDLFESWMKRGAGVKDSSGLLPGHGGVLDRIDALTPTLPVAALLLSFA; encoded by the coding sequence ATGCTGAAGACGCGCGTCCTCACCGCGATCGCCCTGCTTCCCCTCGTCCTGGGAATGCTCTTCCTGGCAGGGCCGGTGACGTGGACCGCATTCGCCGCGGCGATCGCGCTCATCGGCTGCTGGGAATGGTCGCGCCTGTGCGGGTTCGCACCCGGCGGCCGCCGGCTGTTCCTGGTGCTGTCCGCGGCGATCGGGCTCGCCCTGGGCGCAGCGTGCCTCAGGGGGCCGGCGCTCGTGTTCACCAACGTCGCGCAGGCCTGCTTCGTCGCGTCGGCCTATTTCTGGATCTTTGCGGTGCCGGCCTGGCTCGCGTTCAGGTTGCGCCCCGAGCCCTGGGCCTCGGGCCTCGCGGGCTGGTTCGTGATCTGGCCGATGTGGGCCGCGCTCGTGGTGCTTCGCCAGTCGGGCCCGTGGATGCTGCTCGCGGTCGCGGCGCTGGTGTGGGTCGCCGACATTGCCGCGTACTTCGCCGGCCGGCGTTTCGGACGGCGCCGGCTCGCGCCGGCCATCAGCCCCGGAAAGACCTGGGAGGGCGTGCTCGGCGCGCTCCTGGGCGTGCTCGCCTACGGGGCCGCGCTCGACGTGTACGCGCACGCAAGGCCCGGACCGTTCACGCCCCTCTTCGAGCCTGCGTGGGGCGCGTTCACCCTGCTCGCGATGCTCGTTCTCGCCGCGCTGTCCGTGCTGGGCGACCTTTTCGAGTCGTGGATGAAGCGCGGCGCCGGGGTCAAGGATTCCAGCGGCCTGCTGCCGGGCCACGGCGGCGTGCTCGACCGGATCGACGCGCTCACCCCCACGCTGCCCGTGGCGGCACTGCTGCTCTCCTTCGCATGA
- a CDS encoding 1-deoxy-D-xylulose-5-phosphate reductoisomerase, with protein sequence MKRLTILGSTGSIGESTLDVVARHPDRFQVVALAAGRNHEKLATQCERFAPRYAAMADEQAAERLQKLLRARGVATEVLAGPGALETVATLAETDAVMAAVVGAAGLPGTLAAARAGKLVLLANKEALVVSGSLFLAALAQGGGTLLPIDSEHSAVFQSLPRGFTCGRAGEAARAGVRRILLTASGGPFRATALERLAQVTPDEACAHPNWVMGRKISVDSATMMNKGLEVIEAFWLFGAPREAIEVVLHPQSVIHSMVEYHDGSVIAQLGVPDMRTPIACALAWPERIEAGVAPVDFTALGRLEFGRVDDARFPCVRLAYSALDRGGTAPAILNAANEIAVESFLAGSLPFTAIAAVIEHVLAGTPVEPLDSLETAWRADREAREAARREVSRLGRRAG encoded by the coding sequence ATGAAGCGCCTGACCATCCTCGGTTCCACCGGATCGATCGGGGAGAGCACGCTGGACGTCGTCGCGCGCCATCCGGACCGCTTCCAGGTCGTGGCGCTCGCGGCCGGCCGCAACCACGAGAAGCTCGCAACGCAATGCGAGCGCTTCGCGCCGCGCTACGCGGCGATGGCCGACGAGCAGGCCGCGGAGCGCCTGCAGAAGCTGCTGCGCGCGAGGGGCGTTGCCACGGAAGTGCTGGCCGGGCCGGGCGCGCTCGAGACCGTAGCGACGCTGGCCGAGACCGATGCGGTGATGGCCGCCGTGGTCGGCGCCGCGGGGCTGCCCGGAACGCTGGCCGCGGCGCGCGCGGGCAAGCTCGTGCTGCTCGCCAACAAGGAGGCCCTGGTCGTCTCCGGGTCGCTCTTCCTCGCCGCGCTGGCGCAGGGCGGCGGCACGCTGCTTCCGATCGACAGCGAGCACTCGGCGGTATTCCAGTCGCTGCCCCGCGGGTTCACCTGCGGGCGCGCGGGCGAGGCCGCGCGCGCCGGCGTGCGCCGCATCCTGCTCACCGCCTCGGGCGGCCCGTTCCGCGCCACCGCCCTGGAGCGCCTGGCGCAGGTCACGCCCGACGAGGCCTGCGCGCATCCGAACTGGGTGATGGGCCGCAAGATCTCCGTGGACTCGGCCACCATGATGAACAAGGGCCTGGAGGTGATCGAGGCGTTCTGGCTTTTCGGCGCGCCGCGCGAGGCGATCGAGGTCGTGCTCCACCCGCAGAGCGTGATCCACTCCATGGTCGAGTACCACGATGGCTCGGTCATCGCGCAGCTGGGCGTCCCGGACATGCGCACGCCCATCGCCTGCGCGCTCGCCTGGCCCGAGCGCATCGAGGCTGGCGTGGCCCCGGTGGACTTCACCGCGCTGGGCCGGCTCGAGTTCGGTCGCGTGGACGACGCGCGCTTTCCGTGCGTGCGGCTTGCGTACTCGGCCCTAGATCGGGGAGGCACGGCCCCGGCCATCCTCAACGCCGCCAACGAAATCGCCGTGGAAAGCTTTCTCGCTGGCAGCCTGCCCTTCACCGCCATCGCGGCCGTGATCGAGCACGTGCTCGCCGGCACCCCGGTCGAACCGCTGGATTCGCTCGAGACTGCCTGGCGGGCGGACCGCGAAGCCCGCGAGGCCGCCCGGCGCGAAGTTTCGCGCCTCGGGCGCCGCGCCGGCTGA